The following coding sequences lie in one Candidatus Binatia bacterium genomic window:
- a CDS encoding prepilin-type N-terminal cleavage/methylation domain-containing protein, whose protein sequence is MKAKKVSGFTLIELLVVVTIIGILAAVAIPQFAVYRQKGYDASAQSDLRNAASAEEAYFASYQVYVGCTDAAACVTALPGYRKSVGVSLAMTSSTSSFAGTASHGDGTGRVWSFDSTAGGMAN, encoded by the coding sequence ATGAAGGCGAAGAAAGTCAGCGGGTTTACGTTGATCGAGCTATTGGTGGTGGTAACCATCATCGGCATCCTGGCGGCGGTTGCAATCCCCCAGTTTGCCGTCTATCGGCAGAAGGGGTACGACGCCAGCGCCCAGTCCGACCTGCGCAATGCTGCCAGTGCGGAAGAAGCGTACTTTGCGTCCTATCAGGTCTACGTGGGCTGCACGGACGCGGCTGCCTGCGTGACGGCGCTGCCCGGCTACAGGAAGTCGGTGGGCGTGAGTCTGGCGATGACGTCCTCGACCAGTTCGTTCGCCGGTACGGCGTCCCATGGGGACGGCACCGGAAGGGTCTGGAGCTTCGACAGCACGGCCGGCGGCATGGCGAACTGA